The sequence CTCGCACACCAGAATCGCTTCGTGCCCGCCGGGCGCATGCTCTTCCTGGCCTTCCAGGGTATATGCGACGGGCGGCGCGTCCACCGCCGGCAGGTAGACGCGAAACGTCGAGCCCTTCCGCGGTTCGCTGTAGACCGTGACGTGTCCGCCGGCCTGCCGGACGATGCCGTACACGGTTGCCAGCCCGAGCCCGGTCCCCTGGCCCAGGCCCTTGGTCGTGAAGAACGGCTCAAAGACCCGCTCAAGCATGCTGGCATCCATGCCGCAGCCCGTGTCGCTGACGCTGAGCACGACATGCATCCCGGTGCGGGCCTCGGCGTGGGTGGCAACGTACGCCGGGTCGAGCTCGGCGTTGGCCGTAGCAATCACGAGGTGCCCGCCGTCCGGCATCGCATCGCGCGCGTTCACCGCCAGGTTCACGATCACCTGCTCGATCTGCCCGGCATCGATGCGCACCGCGTGCAGGTCCGGCGCGGCGTCGATGGTCAGCGCCACGTTCTCCGTGAGCAGCCGGCGCAGCATCTTCTCCAGTTCCAGCAGCGTCTGATTCAGGTTCAGGATCGTCGGCTGGGACACCTGCCGCCGACTGAACGCCAGGAGTTGCCGCGTCAGCCCGGCGGCCCGTTGCGCACTGCGGTCGATCTGGCGCAGCTCCTCGAGCAGCGCATTGCCTGGAGCGCCGGCCTCGGCGCCGGCGATCGCCAGCTCGGTGTTGCCGAGAATCGCCGTCAGGATGTTATTGAAATCATGGGCCACGCCCCCCGCCAACTGGCCGATGGCCTCCAACTTCTGCGATTGGCGCAACTGGGCTTCGAGGCGCGCCTTCTCTTCGGCCGCGCGGCGGCGCGCGGTGATGTCCAGCACGGTGAACGAGACGCCCTTGGTCAGGTCCGCCGGATCGAGCGGCGCCGAACTCAGCAGCACGTCGATGATTTCGCCGTCCTTGCGCCGCCAGCGCGTCTCGACGGTGCCGGCGCCGTGCGCCTGGATCTGCGCGTACTTCGCGCGCCCGACGTATTCAAAGTCCTCGTCGCTGGGGTAGATCAGTCGTGCGGACTGGCCCAGCAGTTCATCGCGCGTGTAGCCCGTCAGCAGACAGCACTGGTCGTTCACCTCGCGGAACACGCGGCCGACGACGACGCCGATCCCGACCGGCGCCGCGCGGAAGATGCTCTTCAGGCGCGCCTCGCGCTCGCGCACCGCCTCCTCGGCCAGCGCGCGCGCGTGGATGGCCCGCCCCTGCTGCACGTTCTGGAAGGCGAGCTGCGACATCTGGTTGGCCACCAGGAACAGCGCGTGGGCCACGTTGCGGAACTGCTCCGTCGACATGACCGTGACCTCGGCCAGCGCCGCCCGGAACTCCGCCTCGTCCGCGCCGATCTCGCGCGCATAGGCGCACAGCCGCTCCTCGTCCAGGTCCGCGTTCCGCACCTGGCCGATCAGCCAGTTCGCAATATGCTGCTCGCCTACGAAGATGCTCGCGCCCGCGTCCCACAACCCGCCGCTCAGACACGGCCGCACGATCGGACCATCCGGGTTTGGTTGCCCCAGCACCGCGTCCGAACGCATGCAGTTCTCCAGCCCCTTGCCCGTGCGGCGAATGATCGTGCTGCACAGGCGACAGAAGTTGCTGGGGCGCGTCAGCGGCGTTCCATCCGGTTGCGTGATAATGGAGGCCACCCCGGTCGCCGCGGCGAAGGCGTCCTGTATCCGCTGGATCTCCGCCATGTCGAACAGGTCCGCGAACGATAGGCGCAGCTCCTCGTCGGCGGGGCTGGTGAGCTGTTGGAGTCGCCCGCGCAGTTGGTCCTCGGCACGCTTGCGTTCCGTAATGTCCTGCGCGATCGCGAGGATGCCGCTCGGCTTTCCGTCATCATCAAACAGGCAGTCCACGTTCCAGAGCAGCGTGTGCTCGCGACCGTCCGCCGCGCGCAGTGATTTCTCGTAACTGCGCAGCGGCTCGCCCGCCAGGAGGCGCGGCAAGTCCGCCAGCACATCGGCGCGGACGTCCGGCGGGAGCAGCCGGTCGAAGTAGTTCTGGCCCAGGACCTCGGCGCGGGTGCGCCCGTAGATCCGCTCCGCCTCGGGGTTGAACTCCAAAATGCGCCCGTCCGGCGCCAGGTACAGGACGACGGTGGTCGCGGACTGGACCAGCGTCCGGAAACGATCCTCGCTGGCCCGCAGGAGGTCCTCGGCCCGCCGCCGGGCAGCCACTTCCTGCTGCAGCTCCTCGTTCACGACCCCCAGGCGCGCCGCATTCGCGCGCAGTTGCTCGTACAGCAGCGCATTCTGCACGCCCATCCCGATGGCGCGCGACAGCGTCTCGAGAAACTCCGCCTGCGCCGCGAAGTCACGCGGGGTCTTGGACGCCAGCCCCAGCACGCCCACGATCGCGTCACCGCCCCGCAGCGGCAGTGCGGCGAACGAGCGCAGCCCTGCGTCGCGGCACTCCGGCAACGTGCAGCGCGGGTCGCTCAGGATGTCCGCCGCGAAGATCGGCGTACCGTTGCTTACCGCCACGCCGCACAGGCACTCCCCGACCCGATGCACTGGCGACCGCAGGTGCTCCTCCAGCGCCGATGGCGCGCGATAGGCCTGCAATTGCAGCTCATCGCCCACGCGCAGAAAGAGCAGGGCGAGATCGGGCGCCACGGGTCCATCCAGACCGGCGAGGGCCGCCCGCGCCACCTCCCCCAGCGACAGGTTCGCGCACACTCGCTGCGTCAGTGTGTGCAGCGCGGCCAGCTCGCGCGCGCGTTGTGCGACGTCGGCCGCCGCGCGCCGCTGCGCCGTAATGTCGTGCAGGATACAGTGCGCCTGCTGAAAGCGACCGCCCGCGTCGCGGCTGACCCGACCATCCATGGCAAACACCAGTGCCCGCCCGTCCTTGTGCACGAGCTCGAACTCCGCGCCGCGGATGAGCCCGTCGCGTTTGAAGTGCGGGAAGCGGTGGCGGAACTGCTCGCGTGACGCAGCGGTGAGAAAATCCCCCAGCCATCGGCCGATTACCTCGCCGCGCGTGTACCCCAGCGCCTCCAGCCAAGCCGCGTTCACATCCCGTACGTGCCCCGTTTCGTCCAGCGACTGGCACGCCACGGGCCCATCCTGACAAAACTGTCGGAAATGCGCCTCACTCTCCTCCAGGCCCGCTTGGGCGTCGCGCGACTGCGCCTCTGCGCCCGCGCGCGTGGCCGCGGCGGCGCGCACTGCCTGCGTCTCACCCGACACCCACGGCGCACGTCCGTCTCGTTCCGGCCCCATCGTACACCCTCGCGCCGCACCAAAGACGTGCCGTGTGCGTCCCGACGCCCGACTACCCACGCTTCTGCACCGGCGCGACGCCCTTCGCTGCCGACATTATAGCCCAGTCGCGGTCAAAACCAGTCCCGGCAATGCAAAACACGCATTCCTTGCGCCACCGCTGGGCATCCGCCGGCGGGTATGGCCGCTTTGTCGCCGCCGGGCTTGACACAACGGCCTGCGGCGGCGAAGAAAGCGCACGTGACCTTTGATCTGTAACCCCCGTGGAAACGCCCGTGGCCAATGACTCGCTGTCCGACACCACGCCCGCGCCCGGCTCGGAAACGGCGCACGCAGCGCCCGCGGTGGGCCGCTGGCACCTGCATCGCCGGCTCTACAACTGGGTGCTGCACTGGGCGGAGACTCCGCACGGGGCCGTCGCCCTGTTCGCTCTCGCGTTCGCCGAGTCGAGCTTCTTCCCGATTCCACCCGATGTGCTGCTGATCGCGCTCGTGCTCGGCGCTCGCCGGCGCTGGTGGTGGCTCGCGACCCTATGTGCCCTCGGCAGCGTGGCGGGCGGGGTGGCGGGCTACATGATCGGCCGCGGTCTGATGGATACGCTCGGGTGGGGCATCATCCGCTTCTATCACGCCGAAGAGTACTGGAAGCAGGTCAACACGCTGTACGCGAAGTACGATTACTGGATCGTCTTCACCGCGGCGTTCACGCCGATCCCATACAAGGTCTTCACGATCGCGTCCGGCGCGTTTCACATGAACCTGCTCGGCTTCGTGCTCGTGTCGGCGGTCGGGCGCGCGGTGCGCTTCTTCCTCGTCGCGTTTTTGCTGTACCTCTTCGGCCCGCCGATGCGGCGCCTGATCGAGAAACATTTTGACTGGCTGTGCGTGCTCTTCGTGGTGCTGCTCGTCGGCGGATTTGTCGTGATCAAATACGTCTTCTGAGTCCCAGCCGCAGCCGTGAGGTCGCGAGGCAATGGAACAATCCTGGATGTGGTGGGGCGGGTTCCTGGTGGCTGTGCTGGCCATGCTGGCTGTCGACCTGGGCGTGTTCCAGCGCCGCTCGCATCAGATCCGCTTCAAGGAAGCGCTGCTGTGGAGCATCTTCTGGATCGCCATCGCGCTCGTGTTCAACCTCGGCCTGTGGCTCGGCTGGATCGGCAGCTACCCGCCTGCAGAGCGCGGCCACGCGGCGATCACTTTTCTGACGGCCTACCTGCTGGAGAAATCGCTCAGCGTCGACAACCTGTTCGTCTTCTCGGTGATCTTCTCGTACTTCGCCGTGCCGCCCAAGTACCACCACCGGGTGCTGTTCTATGGCATCCTCGGGGCCCTGGTCTTCCGCGCGATTTTCATCTTCGGCGGCCTGTGGCTGATCGAGAAGTTCGCGTGGATGGTGTACGTCTTCGGCGTGTTCCTGATCATCACCGGCATCAAGCTCGGCCTCGCCAAGGACAAGGAGATCCAGCCCGACCGCAACCCGGTGCTGCGGCTGGCGCGCGCCGTGCTGCCGCTGACGAACCACTACGTGGACGGGCATTTCATCACGCGCCATACGCCCTCCCCCGACGACGGGCCCGATCTCATCGCGCCCCATTGCGAGGGCGCCAAGCTGGTCGCCCCCACCGCCGGCCGGCTCCTGGCCACGCCCCTGCTGCTGGTGCTCATCTTCATCGAAGTCACCGACGTGATGTTCGCCGTCGACTCGATCCCCGCTGTCATCGGCGTGACCCGCGACTCGTTCATCGTCTTCACGTCCAACGTTTTCGCGATCCTCGGTTTGCGGGCGATTTACTTCGTCATTGCGGCGTTCGTGAAGATGTTCCACTACCTGTCGCACGGGCTGGCCGTGCTGCTCGTCTTCATCGGCGTCAAGATGCTCACCGAGCCGATCCTGCACTACAAGATGAAGCCGATCCACTCGCTCGCAGTCGTCGCGATGATCCTCACCGTCGCCGTCGTGGCGTCGTTGCTGCGGCGCCGCAACACCGGGGCGCCCGCCGAGGAGCACGCCTCTGCCAGTTGACCCGGTGCCGGCGGCGGCCGGGCAACGCAGCGCGTCCCGGCGCCGCCGCACGTCACCCCCTTGACTTCCGCGCTCCGATGTTTCAAACTACCGCTTCAAACGTATGTTCAGCATGGGTCCGCCGCCGTGACCGAGCATTCTCAACCCGCTACGCGACAACGGCTGCTGGACGCGGCCGGCGAGGTGTTTGCCGAGCGCGGCTTCCGGCTCGCCACCGTGCGTGACATCTGTCAGCGCGCCGGCGCGAACATCGCCGCCATCAACTATCACTTCCGCGACAAGGAAGGGCTCTACGCCGCCGTCCTGCGCGACGCGCACCAGGCCGCGCACGAGAAGTACCCCCCCACGCTCGGCCTGACCGCGCACGCCACGCCGGAAGAGCGGCTGCGCGCGTTCGTGCGCAGCCTGCTGGCCCGGATGCTCGACCTCGGCCGGCCGGCCTGGCACGGCTTGCTCATGGCGCGCGAGATGCTCGAGCCGACGGCGGCGTTCGACACGTTCATCACCGACTCGATCCGGCCGCGCTACCGGCTGCTGGCCGAAATCGTGCGCGACCTGTGCCCGGCCGCCGACAGCGATGAGAAGCGGAACCTGCTGGCCAATAGCATCGTCGGCCAGTGCCTGCACTACCATCACGCCCGGCATCTGCTCGCGCGGCTGTTGCCGGGGCAGCGCTGGCCGACCGACGTGGACCGCCTCACCGATCACATCGTGCGCTTCTCGCTGGCCGCGCTAAAATCGAAGACACTATTCCCGAGGACCACCCCGTGAGGTGCGCGACACCGCGACCATTGCCGTGGCTTGCGATTCTGGTAGCCGGGTTCGCAGGCTGCTCCCGGCACGACGCGGCGGCCAACCGGTCGCACGCCGTCCAGGCCGATCCCCTGCCGGTCAAAGTCGCCACCGCTGTCCGACAGGACGTGCCCGTCGAGCTGCACTCGATCGCGCGCGCGGCAGCCTACGCCACCGTGACCGTCAAGCCGCAAGTCACCGGGCAGATCGTCGCCGCGCACTTCGCCGAGGGCCAGGACGTCCAGGCCGGAGACCTGCTCTTCGATTTGGACGCGCGCCCCTTCGAGGCCGCGTTACGGGAGGCCGAGGCGACGCTCGCCAAGAACACCGCCCTGGCGGACGACGCCGAGGCCGAAGCGCAGCGCTCCACCGGCCTGTTCCGGCAGGGGGTGGCCACGCAGCGCGAGTACGAGACCAGCGTGGCGACGGCGGCATCCTTACGCGCGACGGTGCAGGCCGCCCGGGCTGCGGTCGACGAAGCCAAGCTCAACCTGGAGTACTGCGCCGTCCGCTCGCCACTCGCCGGCCGCACCGGTACACGCCTGGCCGACCCGGGTAACGTCGTCAAGGCCAACGAATCCGAACTGGTGGTCATCAATCAGATCAACCCGATCTACGTCACGTTCGCGGTGCCCGAGCAGCACTTCGCCGCCGTCGTCGCGCGCCAGGCTCACGGCCGGTTGCCCGTGGTCGCGACCATTCCCGGCGACAGCGGCCTGCCCGAGCGCGGCGAATTAACCTTCATCGACAATCAGGTCGACTCGATGACGGGCATGCTCAAGCTGAAGGCAACTTTCGCCAACGAGCAACGCCGCCTGTGGCCCGGCCAATACGTCAACGCCGTGCTGACGCTGACCATGCAGCCCAACGCGGTCGTTGTGCCGAACGCCGCAGTGCAAACGGGCCAGGCGGGGGACTTCGTGTACGTCGTGCAGAGTGACAACACGGTCGAACTGCGGCCCATCGTCGCCGGTCTGCGTTTCAACCACCACACTGTGATCGAGCAGGGCGTTGAAGCCGGCGAGCGCGTCGTGACCGAGGGTCAGCTCCGGCTGGTGGCGGAAGCCAAAGTGAGCATCAAGGACGGGGCCGCCACGACGCAGGAAGCCCGCCCATGAACCTCCCGGAGCTGTGCATCCGTCGTCCCGTAATGACGACGCTCCTGATGCTGGGCCTGGTCGTGTTCGGCGTCATGGGTTACAGCCTGCTCCCGGTCTCCGACCTGCCGAACGTCGATTACCCCACGATCCAGGTCTCCGCCAGCCTGCCGGGGGCCAGTCCGGACACGATGGCCTCCTCCGTGGCCACGCCGCTGGAGCGCGAGTTTTCGACCATCGCCGGCATCGATTCAATGTCCTCGACCAGCGTGCTGGGCACAGCGCAGATCACGTTGCAGTTCAATCTCACCCGCGACATCGACGCCGCCGCCCAGGACGTGCAGGCGGCGATCGCCCGCGCCCAGCGGCGCCTGCCGCCCGAAATGCCGAACCCGCCCTCGTTCCGCAAGGTGAACCCCGCGGACCATCCCGTGCTGCTCCTCGCGCTCACGTCGCCGTCGCTGCCGCTGTACACGCTGAACGAATACGCGGACACGCTGATGGCACAGCGCATCTCGATGGTCAACGGCGTCGCCCAGGTCATGGTCTTTGGGGCCCAGAAATATGCCGTCCGCGCCCAGGTCGACCCGCGCAAGCTCGCGGCCCACGAGATCGGCATCGACGAGGTAGCGACCGCGATCCGCAACGCGAACGTCAACCTGCCCACCGGCGCACTCTACGGTCCGCAAACCGCGCTGACCATCGAAGCCACGGGGCAACTGCTCAGCGCCAGCGCCTACCGCCCGCTGATCGTCGCGTATCGCAACGGGAACCCCGTGCGGCTCGAACAACTCGGCCGCGTGATTGACAACGTCGAGAACGACAAGACCGCCGCCTGGTTCGTCGACCAGCGCGCGATGGTCCTGGCCATTCAGCGCCAGCCCGGCACGAACACGGTCGCGGTCGTCGATGCCGTCAAGGACCTGCTCCCATCCTTCCAGTCCCAGCTTCCGGCGTCAGTGTCCATCCGCGAGCTTTACGACCGCTCCGCGTCCATTCGCGAGTCGGTGCGCGACGTGAGATTCACGCTCTGGCTGACGCTCGCCCTGGTCGTTATGGTCATTTTCCTGTTCCTGCGCAGCCTGACCGCCACGGCCATCCCCAGTGTCGCCATGCCCATGTCGCTCGTGGGCACGTTCGCCGTCATGTACCTGCTCGGCTACAGCCTCGACAACCTCTCCCTGATGGCCCTCACGCTGTCCGTCGGGTTCGTCGTCGACGACGCGATCGTCATGCTCGAGAACATCGTCCGGCACATGGAGCTGGGCGAGGGCACTCTGACCGCCGCGCTCAACGGATCGCGCGAGATCGGTTTCACCATCATCTCGATGACGCTCTCGCTCGTGGCCGTGTTCATCCCGGTGCTGTTCATGGGCGGGCTCGTCGGCCGCCTGCTCAGCGAGTTCGCCGTGACGATCGGCGTCGCCATTCTGGTGTCCGGCGTCATCTCCCTGACGCTGACGCCGATGCTGTGCAGCCGCTTCATTCGACCGCCGAGCACGATTCGCCACGGCCACCTGTATGCTGTCTCCGAGCGCTTCTTCCGGGGCATGCTGAACGTCTACGCCTGGGGCCTGCGCGGGGTGCTGCGTCACCGGCGCTTGACGATGCTCTTCTCGCTCGCCGTGTTGGTGGCGACCGTCTACCTGTTCAGGAAGGTGCCGCAGGGGTTCTTCCCGAGTGAGGACGCCGGACGCATCTCCGCCCAGACCGAGGGCGCCGAGGGCACGTCGTTCGAGGCCATGGTGCGCTATCAACAGGCGGCCGCCGAAGTCGTGCGCGCGGACCCGCGCGTCGAGGCATTCATGTCGTCCGTCGGCGGCGGCGGGCGTGCCATGGGCAGTAACGCCGGGTCCATGTTCATCAAGCTGAAGCCGCGCGCGCAGCGCGACGCTTCCGTCGATCAGGTCATCCAGGACTTGCGACCCAAGCTCGCCGCGGTGCCGGGTATCCGCGTCTTCCTGCAGAACCCGCCGACGATTCCGATCGGCGGCCGCATGGCCAAGAGTCAATACCAGTACACGCTGCAAAGCCCCGATACGAACGATCTCTACCGCTATGCGCCCGTGCTTGCGGAGAAGATGAGCGACCTGCCCGGCTTCCAGGACGTCACGACCGACCTGCAGCTTGCGAACCCGCAGATCACCGTGCAGATCGACCGCGACAAGGCCACCACGCTCGGCGTCACGGCTGCGCAGATCGAGTCCGCCCTCTCGTATGCCTACGCGGCCCAGCAGATTTCGACCATCTATGCCCCGAACAACCAGTACCAGGTCATTCTCGAACTCGCGGACGAATACCAGGCGAACGCCGCCGCCCTGTCGCTGCTCTACGTGCGCTCCGACCGCGGTACACTGGTCCCGCTCGATGCGGTCGCGGACCTGGTCCCCACCGTCGGGCCGCTGTCGGTGAACCACTCCGGCCAGTTGCCGGCCGTGACGATCTCGTTCAACCTCCAGCCGGGCCACGCGCTCGGCGACGCCGTCGCCGCGGTGAACGACCTGGCCCGCGAAACCCTGCCGGCGGACATGAGCACCAGCTTCCAGGGCACCGCCCAGGCGTTCCAGGCGTCGCTGGGCAACCTGATCACGCTGCTCATTGTCGCGATCCTGGTCATCTACATGGTGCTGGGCATCCTGTACGAGAGCTTCTTCCACCCCATCACGATCCTGTCGGCGTTGCCGTTTGCGGGTTTCGGCGCGCTGGCCACGCTGCTGATCTTCAAGGTCGAGCTGAGCCTGTACGCCTTCGTCGGCATCATCATGCTCATCGGTTTGGTCAAGAAGAACGGCATCATGATGATCGACTTCGCCCTCGAGGCGCAGCGCAACGAGGGCAAGCCGCCGCTGGACGCCATCTACGAAGCCTGCCTGATCCGCTTCCGCCCGATCATGATGACCACGATGGCGGCGTTGATGGGCACGCTGCCGATCGCGCTCGGCTACGGCGCCGGGGCCGAGTCGCGCCAGCCGCTCGGTCTGGCGGTTGTCGGCGGTCTGCTGTTCTCACAGCTTCTCACCCTCTACGTGACGCCGGTGTTCTTCGTGTACATGGAGAAGCTCCGGATGCTCTTCCACCGCCGGCCCCGCCACGCGGCTGGTGCAGCGACGCCGGTCCTGGCGCCGGTGCCGATCAGCGGCGAAAGCCCCAGCTTCACGCCGGGCTCGCAGAGCTGACCGGCTTGCCCCGCCGCGCGTTCCCCTCCCGCCACCCCGATGCGTCGCACATCTGCATCCCGACGCTCCCCAGACTGTCGCTGGCTCATCCTCTCACGGAGATTTGAACAGCGACGCCGTCATCGATTTCCTCGACATCAACGCCTTCGTGCTCTACCTGTCGAACTTCCCCGTGTGGCAAACGACCTACGCTGGTTGCGACGCCGCATGTGGCGACATCGATGGCAACGGCGCGTATCCCTCGTTTGGCGACATCAACCCCTTCGTGACGCTGTTTCTGACGCACGCGCTGCCGCTGCCGTACGATGGGCGGCAGCGGCTTGAATGGCAGGTCGTCAGGATCGGCGGGGAGCGCAAACCGCCTGAGCGGGGAGAGTCAATGTTGTGAGCGGGGAGAGCGAACCTCTGGTTTGCTTGGGGCAAAGCAGAGCTTTGCACTCCCCTGATCGTGCGGAAGCAAAGCAGAGCTTCGCTGTCCCCCGCGGCCGCTTGCCCATATCTCAATCCGCCTCACGGCTGATACGTGAAGTTCACGTGCTGGATCCCGTGGCATGTCAGCGTGCATGAGCCGGTGTAGCGGCCCGTGTCCACGTAGAACCGCTGCCCGCCGACAATGGCAATGTCAAAGTTGATCAGGTGCCCGTGCTGTGCCGGGCTGCCGCTCACGCCGTGGGCAGCATGACACGCGCTGCACGGCGTCCGCCCGCGCACGACGTGCCGCTGGTGCAACGCGAAGCTCTCATCGCTGAGAATCGAATTGCGATCGTGACACTGGTAGCACAGGTCATACGCCTGCGGCGATTCCATCGTGAAGTCGCGCGTCTCGTACCGCGCAACCAGCAGATGCTCATAGCGCGACCCGTGCGGCCCGTCGATCTCTGTCCCGCCCGCGCTCACCCCGTCCGGGTTGTTGTGGCAATCCTGGCAATTGATGAACCGCCGCGTTCGCAGCTCCGGCCGCAGGCTCGGCACTTCGCCGGACTGCCGGCTGGGAAACGCCACCGGATGCGCCGACGCCGCCGTCGGCATGAACTCCCGCCGAACGTTGCCGCCCTCGTCCTGCTGCCGCACGATCCGCTGCGTCAGCAGCACGGGACGGTCGCCGTGGCAGCGAAAGCATACTTCGTAGTAAAACCCAGCCTGCTCGACCGTTGCACCCAGCAGGCTCACCCCCGGCACCGCCCACATCGCCGGCGGCACGATCGGGCCAGCGTTGAGTGTGCCCATTGGCCCCTTCAACAGGTCCTTCGCCGCCGCATGTGGATTGTGGCAATCCGTGCATTCGACATAGCGCGCCACGCGCAGCCGATTCTCCGGGGTGGAGCGCAGTTCGCGCAGCTTGTTTACGCGATGCCCGGAACGCTGGTCCAGCACCGACAGTACGCTCGGCCCGCTGATGCCGTCGTGGCACGTGATGCACAACTGCGATGGCCGATCGTACAGGAGTTGCTCGCGCCGCGGCGCACTGTGCGAGAGATGGCATGAACGACACGCGTTGTCCGCCAGCGACCGATACGGCAATTGCTCGCCGTTCGTAACTGTCACGGGCACGGATCGTGGGCTGAGCGCGTGCGAACCGTGCCACCAGCCGTCCATGTCATGGCACGTCAGGCACAGCGCGCCGTTCCGATCGGTAATCCGCAGAAAATCACCCAGCTCATTGTTGTGCGGATCGTGGCACGCCGTGCATTCCAGCTCGCCGCGCTCGCCGAGCTTGATCCGGTGGTCCACCAGCTCCGGCGGCCGAATCTGGCGATCGCGGTTGGCCAGCACGCGGTCGTAGCGGAAGCCGACCGGATGGTCGTCGGACAGGTCGTTGGTCAGGTTCGACGGCCCGGTCGGCATGAACGTATGTGTCATCGGGATCGGCTCGGTCATGGCCCGGTCGAGGGTCAGGCCGATCGCCAGGCTGCCGTCGTGGCAGCTCAGGCACAGCTTGCTCGCCGGCCCCGGCTGGTCGACGCGCGCGTCGGTCGTGCTGCTGCGATAGATGCGGTAGTACGTCGTCGGGTTGTGCCGGTTCCACAGCGGCGCCACGGGGCTCGCGTTGTGCGGCACATGGCAGAAGATGCAGATTTCGCTTTCATCGAGCGCTCGGACCGGCCCCGGCCCCATCGCCGACAGGTCGTGCTTGGAGTTCATGATACGGTCGTCGGCCCATGCCACCGACACGAGGCACAACGCGCACGCGAGCGTCCGAACTGCCCGCTTCATGACGCCTTCTCCGACAGATACTGGAAGACCTGCACCCGGCGATTGTAGCCGTCCGCCACCCAGATGCGATCCTGGGCGTCGATCGTCAGTCCCCCCGGCAGCGCGAACTCGCCCGGCCGCGCCCCCTCCTGCCCAAACGCGAGCAGCAATCGCCCGTCGCGATCGAAGATCTGGATATTCTCGAACTGGTTGTCCACGACATAGATGTGCTGATCGGAATCCACCGCCACCGCGCGCGGCCGCGCGAAATCGCCAGCGGCGTCGCCCTTCTGCCCGAAAACACGCACCGGCGTAGCGTCCGCGCCGAAGACCTGCACGCGGAAATTCATGGCATCGGCCACGATGAGACCGATATCGGGTTGCGCGGCCAGCGCCGTCGGGAAGTTGAACTGTCCGGGCGCGCTGCCGCGTTGTCCGACGCGCTGTTCCAGCGTCCGCCAATCCGTCGTCGCAAAGCATGCATGCGCCGCCGCGTCCGCCAGCCAGAACCGCCGCCCGCGGGCATCCCAGGCAATCGCCACCGGCGCCGTCAGCTCCGGCCAACGGTGCGTCGCGCGCCACCGGCCGTCCAGATCGAACACGTCCACGGCTGCGCGCCCGCGATCTACCACGTACAACTGCGTGCCATCGCCGACGCTCACATCGATCGGAACACGCAACGGATCGCTTGGCGACCCGCGAATCGTCGTGTACCGGCGGGCGGCAAGATCGAGGAGGTGCACGCTGCCGAG is a genomic window of Phycisphaerae bacterium containing:
- a CDS encoding PAS domain S-box protein, yielding MGPERDGRAPWVSGETQAVRAAAATRAGAEAQSRDAQAGLEESEAHFRQFCQDGPVACQSLDETGHVRDVNAAWLEALGYTRGEVIGRWLGDFLTAASREQFRHRFPHFKRDGLIRGAEFELVHKDGRALVFAMDGRVSRDAGGRFQQAHCILHDITAQRRAAADVAQRARELAALHTLTQRVCANLSLGEVARAALAGLDGPVAPDLALLFLRVGDELQLQAYRAPSALEEHLRSPVHRVGECLCGVAVSNGTPIFAADILSDPRCTLPECRDAGLRSFAALPLRGGDAIVGVLGLASKTPRDFAAQAEFLETLSRAIGMGVQNALLYEQLRANAARLGVVNEELQQEVAARRRAEDLLRASEDRFRTLVQSATTVVLYLAPDGRILEFNPEAERIYGRTRAEVLGQNYFDRLLPPDVRADVLADLPRLLAGEPLRSYEKSLRAADGREHTLLWNVDCLFDDDGKPSGILAIAQDITERKRAEDQLRGRLQQLTSPADEELRLSFADLFDMAEIQRIQDAFAAATGVASIITQPDGTPLTRPSNFCRLCSTIIRRTGKGLENCMRSDAVLGQPNPDGPIVRPCLSGGLWDAGASIFVGEQHIANWLIGQVRNADLDEERLCAYAREIGADEAEFRAALAEVTVMSTEQFRNVAHALFLVANQMSQLAFQNVQQGRAIHARALAEEAVREREARLKSIFRAAPVGIGVVVGRVFREVNDQCCLLTGYTRDELLGQSARLIYPSDEDFEYVGRAKYAQIQAHGAGTVETRWRRKDGEIIDVLLSSAPLDPADLTKGVSFTVLDITARRRAAEEKARLEAQLRQSQKLEAIGQLAGGVAHDFNNILTAILGNTELAIAGAEAGAPGNALLEELRQIDRSAQRAAGLTRQLLAFSRRQVSQPTILNLNQTLLELEKMLRRLLTENVALTIDAAPDLHAVRIDAGQIEQVIVNLAVNARDAMPDGGHLVIATANAELDPAYVATHAEARTGMHVVLSVSDTGCGMDASMLERVFEPFFTTKGLGQGTGLGLATVYGIVRQAGGHVTVYSEPRKGSTFRVYLPAVDAPPVAYTLEGQEEHAPGGHEAILVCEDDATVRQLTVHLLGEAGYAVTAAENGARALELAHARQTPVDLLITDVIMPELNGKKVSEALTELWPALRTLYVSGYTSNVIAHHGVLDAGVQFLEKPFSRRALLQRVRQVLDA
- a CDS encoding TerC family protein — its product is MEQSWMWWGGFLVAVLAMLAVDLGVFQRRSHQIRFKEALLWSIFWIAIALVFNLGLWLGWIGSYPPAERGHAAITFLTAYLLEKSLSVDNLFVFSVIFSYFAVPPKYHHRVLFYGILGALVFRAIFIFGGLWLIEKFAWMVYVFGVFLIITGIKLGLAKDKEIQPDRNPVLRLARAVLPLTNHYVDGHFITRHTPSPDDGPDLIAPHCEGAKLVAPTAGRLLATPLLLVLIFIEVTDVMFAVDSIPAVIGVTRDSFIVFTSNVFAILGLRAIYFVIAAFVKMFHYLSHGLAVLLVFIGVKMLTEPILHYKMKPIHSLAVVAMILTVAVVASLLRRRNTGAPAEEHASAS
- a CDS encoding DedA family protein; amino-acid sequence: MHRRLYNWVLHWAETPHGAVALFALAFAESSFFPIPPDVLLIALVLGARRRWWWLATLCALGSVAGGVAGYMIGRGLMDTLGWGIIRFYHAEEYWKQVNTLYAKYDYWIVFTAAFTPIPYKVFTIASGAFHMNLLGFVLVSAVGRAVRFFLVAFLLYLFGPPMRRLIEKHFDWLCVLFVVLLVGGFVVIKYVF
- a CDS encoding CerR family C-terminal domain-containing protein, whose amino-acid sequence is MTEHSQPATRQRLLDAAGEVFAERGFRLATVRDICQRAGANIAAINYHFRDKEGLYAAVLRDAHQAAHEKYPPTLGLTAHATPEERLRAFVRSLLARMLDLGRPAWHGLLMAREMLEPTAAFDTFITDSIRPRYRLLAEIVRDLCPAADSDEKRNLLANSIVGQCLHYHHARHLLARLLPGQRWPTDVDRLTDHIVRFSLAALKSKTLFPRTTP
- a CDS encoding efflux RND transporter periplasmic adaptor subunit: MRCATPRPLPWLAILVAGFAGCSRHDAAANRSHAVQADPLPVKVATAVRQDVPVELHSIARAAAYATVTVKPQVTGQIVAAHFAEGQDVQAGDLLFDLDARPFEAALREAEATLAKNTALADDAEAEAQRSTGLFRQGVATQREYETSVATAASLRATVQAARAAVDEAKLNLEYCAVRSPLAGRTGTRLADPGNVVKANESELVVINQINPIYVTFAVPEQHFAAVVARQAHGRLPVVATIPGDSGLPERGELTFIDNQVDSMTGMLKLKATFANEQRRLWPGQYVNAVLTLTMQPNAVVVPNAAVQTGQAGDFVYVVQSDNTVELRPIVAGLRFNHHTVIEQGVEAGERVVTEGQLRLVAEAKVSIKDGAATTQEARP